In one window of Scyliorhinus canicula chromosome 17, sScyCan1.1, whole genome shotgun sequence DNA:
- the LOC119952000 gene encoding zinc finger protein 239-like yields the protein MERNSIVPIVEKPWKCGDCGKGFNYPSDLETHRRSHTGERPFNCLDCGKGFTQSSALQTHQRIHTGERPFNCLDCGMGFISSTNLQTHKRVHTGERPFICSECGMGFITSTNLQTHQRRHIREKPFICSKCGKGFARSFDLLMHQRVHTGERPFTCSECGKGFTTSSHLLRHHHLHTAERLFQCPDCGKSYRSSQDLMSHQRIHTDERTFRCSQCGKRFRRSNDLLVHQRSHTGERPFICFACGKGFTQSSNLLRHQRVHTGEGAAQLP from the coding sequence ATGGAAAGAAACAGCATTGTCCCAAttgtggagaaaccatggaaatgtggggattgtgggaagggatttaattaTCCGTCTgacctggaaactcatcgacgcagtcacactggggagagaccgttcaactgcttggactgtgggaagggattcactcagtcatctgctctgcagacacaccagcgaattcacactggggagagaccgttcaactGCTTAGACTGTGGGATGGGATTTATTAGTTCaaccaacctgcagacacacaagagagttcacactggggagagaccattcatctgctccgagtgtgggatgggattcattaCTTCAactaacctgcagacacaccagagaCGTCACATTCGGGAgaaaccattcatctgctccaagtgtgggaagggatttgctcgGTCATTCGACCTGCTgatgcaccagcgagttcacactggggagagaccgttcacctgctccgagtgtgggaagggattcacaacgTCATCCCACCTACTGAGACACCACCATCTGCATACAGCCGAGAGATTGTTTcagtgtccagactgcgggaagtccTATCGAAGTTCCCAGGAcctgatgtcccatcaacgtattcacactgacgagagaacATTCAGGTGCTCTCAATGTGGTAAAAGGTTCAGGCGGTCAAATGATCTCCTTGTACACCAGcgtagtcacactggggagaggccattcatctgctttgcatgtggaaagggattcactcaatcatccaacctgctgagacaccagcgagttcacactggggaagggGCTGCTCAATTGCCCTGA